In Sphingopyxis sp. CCNWLW2, a single window of DNA contains:
- the lipB gene encoding lipoyl(octanoyl) transferase LipB, giving the protein MPPPSPPEWTISPGLTDYDAALADMETRAAAIHAGEAGERIWLIEHPPLYTAGTSADPAELLNPQFPVYDAGRGGRYTYHGPGQRVGYVQLDLTKRGRDVRAYVSALEGWVIDALALLGVEARRAEGRIGIWTDDADGREAKIGAIGVRVKRWVTMHGFSLNVAPDLAHFGGIVPCGIAEFPVTSLAALGRAASFADVDAALVQTLPAFLDKLSPKD; this is encoded by the coding sequence ATGCCCCCTCCTTCCCCGCCCGAATGGACCATCAGCCCCGGCCTGACCGATTATGATGCGGCGCTTGCCGACATGGAGACGCGCGCCGCTGCGATCCATGCCGGCGAGGCGGGCGAGCGCATCTGGCTGATCGAGCATCCGCCGCTTTATACCGCGGGGACGAGCGCCGATCCCGCCGAGCTGCTCAATCCGCAATTTCCGGTTTATGATGCCGGGCGCGGCGGCCGCTATACCTATCACGGCCCGGGCCAGCGCGTCGGCTATGTTCAGCTCGATCTGACGAAACGCGGGCGCGACGTGCGCGCCTATGTCTCCGCGCTCGAAGGCTGGGTGATCGACGCGCTCGCATTGCTCGGCGTCGAGGCGCGGCGTGCCGAGGGGCGCATCGGCATCTGGACCGACGACGCCGACGGCCGCGAGGCCAAGATCGGGGCGATCGGGGTGCGCGTGAAGCGCTGGGTGACGATGCACGGCTTTTCGCTCAACGTCGCGCCCGATCTGGCGCATTTCGGCGGCATCGTGCCGTGCGGCATCGCCGAATTTCCGGTGACGAGCCTCGCGGCGCTCGGCCGGGCCGCATCCTTTGCCGACGTCGATGCGGCACTCGTGCAAACGCTGCCTGCCTTTCTCGACAAGCTTTCGCCGAAAGACTAG
- the queE gene encoding 7-carboxy-7-deazaguanine synthase, whose product MTYAVKEIFLTLQGEGAQAGRRAVFCRFSGCNLWTGREKDRAKAVCQFCDTDFVGTDGTLGGKYKTADALAEVIAESWGRGRDDRYVVLTGGEPMLQVDAPLIDALHERGFTIAIESNGTFPVPRSIDWICVSPKAGSELVQTSGDELKLVWPQPGSDIARLATLDFEHLLVQPLDDPHTAANVQACIDLVMDDPRWRLSLQTHKNLGLR is encoded by the coding sequence ATGACCTACGCCGTCAAAGAGATTTTCCTCACGCTGCAGGGTGAGGGCGCACAGGCAGGACGCCGTGCCGTCTTCTGCCGCTTTTCCGGCTGCAATTTGTGGACGGGGCGCGAGAAGGATCGTGCCAAGGCGGTCTGCCAGTTCTGCGACACCGATTTCGTCGGCACCGACGGGACCTTGGGCGGAAAATATAAAACGGCGGACGCGCTGGCCGAAGTCATCGCCGAAAGCTGGGGGCGGGGCCGCGACGACCGCTATGTCGTGCTCACCGGCGGCGAGCCGATGTTGCAGGTCGACGCCCCGCTGATCGACGCGCTGCACGAACGCGGCTTCACGATCGCGATCGAAAGCAACGGCACCTTTCCGGTCCCGCGCAGCATTGACTGGATTTGCGTCAGCCCGAAGGCGGGGAGCGAACTGGTGCAAACGAGCGGTGACGAGCTGAAACTCGTCTGGCCGCAACCGGGCAGCGATATCGCGCGGCTCGCGACGCTCGATTTCGAGCATCTGCTCGTCCAGCCGCTCGACGATCCGCACACCGCCGCCAATGTGCAGGCGTGCATCGATCTGGTGATGGACGATCCGCGCTGGCGCCTGTCGTTGCAGACGCACAAAAATCTGGGATTGCGCTAG
- the queC gene encoding 7-cyano-7-deazaguanine synthase QueC gives MQKVSGKTVIVLLSGGLDSMVCAGLAREAGARIVALTIDYNQRHRVELESATRIANYVGAAEHIVLPLDLRRFGGSALTADIDVPKDGVSDDVPITYVPARNLIFLSLTLGLAEARQAQDIVIGVNALDYSGYPDCRPEFIQGFEKLAALATRDGDKGVDFHIHAPLQHMTKADIAAEAARLGMDAGMSWSCYDPTPEGLHCGSCDSCRLRSKGFADAGLADPTRYA, from the coding sequence ATGCAGAAAGTTTCCGGAAAAACGGTGATCGTCCTCCTGTCGGGCGGCCTGGACTCGATGGTCTGCGCGGGCCTCGCGCGCGAAGCGGGCGCGCGGATCGTCGCGCTCACGATCGATTATAATCAGCGCCACCGCGTCGAATTGGAATCGGCGACACGCATCGCGAACTATGTCGGCGCGGCCGAACATATCGTGCTACCGCTCGACCTTCGCCGGTTCGGCGGCTCGGCGCTGACCGCCGATATCGACGTGCCGAAGGATGGTGTTAGCGACGATGTCCCGATCACCTATGTCCCGGCGCGCAACCTCATCTTCCTGTCGCTGACGCTCGGCCTCGCCGAAGCGCGCCAAGCCCAGGACATTGTCATCGGCGTCAATGCGCTCGATTATTCGGGCTATCCCGACTGCCGCCCCGAATTCATCCAGGGGTTCGAAAAGCTTGCTGCGCTCGCGACGCGCGACGGCGACAAGGGCGTCGACTTCCATATCCACGCGCCGCTCCAGCATATGACCAAGGCCGATATCGCTGCCGAGGCGGCGCGGCTCGGCATGGACGCGGGGATGAGCTGGTCGTGCTACGACCCGACGCCCGAGGGACTGCATTGCGGGTCGTGCGACAGTTGCCGTTTGCGGTCCAAGGGCTTCGCCGACGCGGGGCTCGCCGACCCGACGCGCTACGCCTGA
- the hslO gene encoding Hsp33 family molecular chaperone HslO → MSEIIETWFDQPLLFTIAERHVRGRLVRLGPTLQTIMGAHNYPPVAEKLLAEALVLTVLLGSTLKDENGQMTLQAQTGGGPIELLVCDYRGGELRGYLKFDAERLAEVGADPTLFALFGEGFLAITFDQATTAERYQGIVPLEGASIGEAAEHYFEQSEQIPSLIKLAARHDPEAGCLAGGLLLQHLPEGEVGRDRLHVRHDNAEWEHAKTIAATLKDEELTDPATSLETLAWRLFHEDEVRVEPGIGVSRGCRCSTGYFAGVLAQFPEVERADMADENGRIVVDCAFCSRFFPIPLDEISTHNRAE, encoded by the coding sequence GTGAGTGAAATCATCGAAACCTGGTTCGACCAGCCCCTGCTGTTCACCATCGCCGAACGTCATGTGCGCGGGCGGCTGGTGCGGCTCGGGCCGACGCTCCAGACGATCATGGGCGCGCATAATTATCCGCCGGTGGCCGAAAAGCTGCTCGCGGAGGCGCTGGTGCTGACCGTGCTGCTCGGTTCGACGCTGAAGGACGAGAATGGCCAGATGACGCTGCAGGCGCAGACCGGCGGCGGCCCCATTGAGCTGCTCGTCTGCGACTATCGCGGCGGCGAACTGCGTGGCTACCTCAAATTCGATGCCGAGCGGCTCGCCGAGGTCGGGGCTGACCCGACCTTGTTCGCGCTGTTCGGCGAGGGCTTCCTTGCGATCACCTTCGATCAGGCGACGACCGCTGAGCGCTATCAGGGCATCGTGCCGCTCGAGGGCGCGTCGATCGGCGAGGCGGCCGAGCATTATTTCGAGCAGTCCGAGCAGATCCCGAGCCTCATCAAGCTCGCCGCGCGCCACGATCCCGAGGCGGGCTGCCTCGCCGGCGGATTGCTCTTGCAGCATCTGCCCGAGGGCGAAGTCGGCCGCGACCGGTTGCACGTGCGCCACGACAATGCCGAATGGGAGCATGCCAAGACCATCGCGGCGACGCTGAAGGACGAGGAACTCACCGATCCGGCGACGTCGCTCGAGACGCTCGCCTGGCGGCTGTTCCACGAGGATGAGGTGCGCGTCGAGCCGGGCATCGGGGTGTCGCGTGGCTGCCGGTGCAGCACCGGCTATTTCGCCGGAGTGCTCGCGCAGTTTCCGGAGGTCGAGCGTGCCGACATGGCCGATGAAAATGGCCGGATCGTTGTCGACTGCGCCTTTTGTTCGCGCTTCTTTCCGATCCCGCTCGATGAAATCTCGACGCACAATCGCGCGGAATAG